A region of Chitinophaga horti DNA encodes the following proteins:
- a CDS encoding biliverdin-producing heme oxygenase → MLSANIKEATREAHLHLEKIVVKKLKTVRSHADYATLLKHFYAYFSHLETAIEPYITADLLPDYKDRRHAAYIKNDMEALGFDTNELPHTTVPEITNAAQAMGALYVMEGSIMGGSIIVQMLAKGGITEGVSFFSGYGEATGQMWGTFIGVLNSVAPDAAAEAQAIQAANDTFSHFADVFDEATVS, encoded by the coding sequence ATGCTCAGCGCAAATATTAAAGAAGCTACCAGGGAAGCTCACTTACACCTGGAGAAAATCGTTGTAAAGAAATTAAAAACCGTTCGCAGCCACGCGGACTACGCTACCCTGTTAAAACACTTTTACGCTTATTTCAGTCACCTCGAAACTGCTATTGAACCTTATATCACTGCAGACCTGCTGCCTGATTATAAAGACCGCCGTCATGCTGCTTACATCAAGAATGATATGGAAGCATTAGGATTTGACACCAACGAATTACCGCACACCACCGTACCCGAAATTACCAATGCAGCACAGGCCATGGGCGCATTGTATGTGATGGAAGGCTCGATCATGGGTGGTAGCATTATTGTGCAGATGCTGGCAAAAGGCGGCATTACCGAAGGCGTGTCGTTCTTCTCCGGTTACGGCGAAGCAACAGGACAAATGTGGGGCACGTTTATCGGCGTATTAAACAGTGTGGCACCCGATGCAGCAGCGGAAGCGCAGGCGATACAGGCTGCGAACGATACCTTTTCTCATTTTGCAGACGTGTTTGATGAAGCAACCGTGAGTTAA
- a CDS encoding HmuY family protein gives MIPKLRVPILFYLFVAVLPVLMASCGKNGDATPNPEDTTTVNHGNFYKLLRVENFKGDTTDSNRLEPKATLFYSLEQHKSIEDKYVRTSTWDLAMGGLYQSFLSGNNGKDTKNHGAGAPSQGGIIIFQKKFEDVVDIPADAEFKTGKDVYGTDDAGEFGQGIGWYLYDFTGNTVGNGTRDKQHVAYALADSLKLASGQKMAPRTLVVKTAKGNYAKLRMISCYKDAFTPDKWLRDVPHMYFTFEYVMVPAGSKKFEIK, from the coding sequence ATGATCCCGAAGTTACGAGTGCCCATTTTGTTTTACCTGTTTGTTGCCGTGTTGCCTGTATTAATGGCGTCCTGCGGTAAAAACGGCGACGCAACACCCAACCCGGAAGATACTACGACTGTCAACCACGGTAACTTTTACAAACTGTTACGCGTAGAAAACTTCAAAGGCGATACTACGGACAGCAATCGGCTGGAACCTAAAGCTACTTTGTTCTACAGCCTCGAGCAGCATAAATCCATCGAAGACAAATACGTTCGCACCAGCACCTGGGACCTGGCGATGGGCGGTTTGTACCAAAGCTTTTTATCCGGCAACAACGGTAAAGACACAAAGAACCACGGCGCCGGCGCACCTTCGCAAGGCGGCATCATCATCTTTCAAAAGAAGTTTGAAGATGTGGTAGATATTCCTGCAGATGCGGAGTTCAAAACCGGCAAAGATGTTTACGGAACGGACGATGCGGGTGAGTTTGGCCAGGGCATTGGTTGGTATCTCTACGACTTTACCGGCAACACGGTGGGTAATGGCACACGTGACAAACAACACGTAGCCTACGCATTGGCCGATAGTCTCAAACTCGCGAGCGGACAAAAAATGGCGCCCCGTACACTTGTTGTAAAAACAGCGAAAGGCAACTATGCGAAACTGCGTATGATCAGTTGCTATAAAGATGCCTTTACTCCCGACAAATGGCTGCGTGATGTGCCGCATATGTACTTTACGTTTGAATACGTGATGGTACCTGCCGGCAGTAAAAAATTCGAAATCAAGTAA
- a CDS encoding helix-turn-helix domain-containing protein → MEGMIKQQPTSLSCSFDINQNHGSAIRENRRPVNRPGHQGNIYELASPDGISLGYYNVQSSEPGAITFKNNSPFIQLSYTISGSKAYQVNGSRQQLASFKKQEYNYLFLPKEDIQLQWQPGERLEIFELGVSPELMLRYVPEEHPFFSTLHNSLEKNTPTPMSNANLSIQGKSSSILYEMLSCPMEGRYKQLYIKSKLGELLSMELEAYEQRNSRQPASGLKSVEIERMHQARSIILSNMQSPCSLIDLAHQVGTNEAYLKKHFKEVFGNTVYGYLNQVKMNEAKTMLLNDIPVSQVAFLTGYKYVSHFTRAFKKHFGVAPNKVRR, encoded by the coding sequence ATGGAAGGAATGATTAAACAACAACCCACTTCCCTATCGTGCAGTTTTGACATCAATCAAAACCACGGCTCCGCGATCAGGGAAAACAGGCGACCGGTCAACAGGCCGGGCCACCAGGGGAACATCTATGAACTGGCATCGCCCGATGGCATCAGCCTGGGATATTATAATGTACAGTCTTCGGAACCCGGCGCGATTACCTTTAAGAATAACAGTCCGTTTATCCAGCTGAGTTATACCATCAGCGGCAGCAAAGCATACCAGGTAAATGGCAGCAGGCAGCAGCTCGCATCTTTCAAAAAGCAGGAATACAATTACCTTTTCCTTCCTAAAGAAGATATACAACTACAATGGCAACCCGGCGAACGGCTCGAAATATTCGAACTGGGCGTGAGTCCCGAACTGATGTTGCGTTATGTGCCCGAGGAGCATCCGTTCTTTTCTACGCTGCATAACAGCCTGGAGAAAAACACGCCCACGCCGATGAGCAACGCCAATCTATCTATACAAGGCAAAAGCAGCAGCATCCTGTACGAAATGCTCAGCTGCCCTATGGAAGGGCGCTACAAACAGCTTTACATCAAAAGTAAGTTAGGTGAATTATTGTCGATGGAGCTGGAGGCGTACGAGCAGCGTAACAGCCGTCAACCCGCATCCGGCCTAAAGTCTGTCGAGATAGAACGCATGCACCAGGCACGATCGATCATCCTGTCCAATATGCAAAGTCCCTGCTCGCTTATCGACCTGGCGCACCAGGTGGGCACCAACGAAGCGTATCTGAAGAAACACTTTAAAGAAGTATTCGGCAACACCGTTTATGGTTACCTGAACCAGGTAAAGATGAATGAAGCGAAAACGATGTTACTGAACGACATCCCGGTGTCGCAGGTGGCGTTCTTAACCGGCTATAAGTATGTATCGCACTTCACGCGTGCGTTCAAGAAACACTTCGGTGTAGCGCCCAACAAAGTGCGCAGGTAG
- a CDS encoding TonB-dependent receptor plug domain-containing protein — MFIFPVAHISRSFLLIAAMVALTVPAMAQQSGRADTTGTPVGLKAVTVAGNAYQKQDDVIDIKKIAQPVTVITKQTIALMGSRRLDEVMREQTGMSLVSDLGSGNRSVGLQMQGFGSEYIMILINGQPMAGRFNGNFDLSRISVSDIERIEIIKGASSSLYGCEALGGVVNIITRQVVTQAQGSASLQYGSFNSVDAILEGETPFANHKGSAYLSGNFYKTDGFNVNTQYLKQGQTGPPYNSLNLQGRLNYKLNDVHTLQLSGRYAGRNSLMQRSYGTQQFDDQLDEKDLNAGLSLNSKLNSGTRLLTRYYLTRNATDQEVTFQQTGTALQTNRFVQSIHRLELQASHDFIGTGVSLTGGAGGDYQLMTNRAEGGQHDMYNYFGYVQANYKKGSKYDLILGARYDGNNVYGGKLNGTFGAGYQPAKWVKLKLSVGQGFKSPTYAQLYQVFTNVMQGYTVIGANVFAEKAEEMRKAGMIQSLWPLAAQVGELQPETSTSFNLGVTFMPVKALEVNVNGFYNNIKNQLFNQQVGIMSNSQQLYTFFNVERAYTTGLESVAKWMPLTGLSFSAGYQYLIAKDRGVEDSIKAGAGKYATVRADGGVRNASVSDYYNLPNRSRHSANFQVFYEYQPWGLGVSLRGNYRGKYGFMDMDNNGFIDPYDVYVEGYFMGYVSVQKKLFNKRMTLQLSVDNVFDYTDYLMPAQPGRMVMGGVSWQFSKKTDKLYF; from the coding sequence GTGTTCATTTTCCCAGTAGCCCATATATCACGCTCGTTCCTGCTCATAGCCGCTATGGTGGCGCTCACGGTGCCAGCCATGGCGCAGCAGTCTGGCAGGGCCGACACTACCGGTACGCCTGTCGGTCTGAAAGCGGTAACCGTAGCCGGTAACGCTTACCAGAAGCAAGACGACGTGATCGATATTAAAAAGATCGCGCAGCCGGTAACGGTGATCACCAAACAAACTATTGCGCTGATGGGCAGCCGCCGACTGGACGAAGTGATGCGCGAACAAACAGGCATGTCGCTCGTGAGTGACCTGGGCAGCGGCAACCGGTCGGTGGGACTGCAAATGCAGGGCTTCGGGTCGGAGTACATCATGATACTGATCAACGGTCAGCCCATGGCCGGCAGGTTCAACGGCAACTTCGACCTTTCGCGCATCAGCGTATCCGATATAGAAAGAATTGAGATCATCAAAGGCGCATCATCGAGCCTGTATGGCTGCGAGGCGCTCGGTGGTGTGGTGAACATCATTACCCGGCAGGTGGTCACGCAGGCGCAGGGTAGTGCCAGCCTGCAATACGGCAGTTTTAATTCGGTAGATGCGATACTCGAAGGCGAAACACCTTTTGCTAATCACAAGGGCTCCGCTTACCTCTCCGGTAACTTTTATAAGACAGACGGCTTCAACGTTAACACACAATACCTGAAGCAGGGACAAACGGGCCCGCCGTACAACAGCCTGAACCTGCAAGGCCGCCTGAACTACAAACTGAACGACGTACATACCTTACAGTTAAGTGGCCGCTACGCGGGCCGCAATTCTCTAATGCAGCGCTCTTACGGCACCCAGCAGTTCGACGATCAGCTGGACGAAAAAGACCTGAACGCTGGTCTGTCGTTGAACAGTAAACTGAACAGCGGTACCCGTTTACTCACCCGCTATTACCTTACCCGCAACGCCACCGACCAGGAAGTAACTTTTCAGCAAACGGGCACCGCGTTGCAGACGAACCGCTTCGTGCAAAGCATACACCGCCTGGAATTACAGGCCTCGCATGACTTTATAGGAACGGGAGTATCGCTTACCGGCGGTGCTGGTGGCGATTATCAATTAATGACTAACCGCGCTGAGGGCGGGCAGCATGACATGTACAATTACTTTGGCTATGTGCAGGCGAACTACAAAAAAGGCAGCAAGTACGACCTCATCCTCGGTGCCCGTTACGACGGCAACAATGTATACGGCGGTAAGCTGAATGGTACATTCGGTGCAGGTTATCAGCCCGCCAAATGGGTAAAGCTGAAGCTCTCCGTCGGACAAGGTTTCAAATCGCCCACCTACGCACAGCTGTACCAGGTGTTTACCAACGTGATGCAAGGTTACACCGTCATCGGTGCCAATGTATTTGCCGAAAAGGCGGAAGAGATGCGGAAGGCCGGTATGATACAGTCACTCTGGCCACTGGCCGCACAAGTGGGCGAACTGCAACCGGAAACCTCTACTTCGTTTAACCTGGGCGTTACCTTCATGCCTGTGAAAGCGTTGGAAGTAAACGTGAATGGCTTTTACAACAACATCAAAAACCAGCTATTCAACCAGCAGGTGGGCATCATGTCCAACAGCCAACAGCTGTATACCTTCTTCAACGTGGAGCGTGCCTATACCACCGGCCTCGAATCGGTGGCGAAATGGATGCCGTTAACGGGCCTCAGTTTCTCTGCCGGCTACCAATATCTCATTGCGAAGGATCGGGGCGTAGAAGACTCCATTAAGGCAGGTGCGGGCAAGTATGCCACGGTGCGTGCAGATGGAGGCGTTCGGAATGCGTCGGTGTCAGATTATTACAACCTGCCTAACCGCAGCCGTCACAGTGCCAACTTCCAGGTATTTTATGAATACCAGCCATGGGGCCTCGGCGTATCGCTGCGGGGCAATTATCGCGGGAAGTACGGCTTTATGGATATGGATAACAACGGCTTCATCGACCCGTACGATGTGTATGTGGAAGGTTATTTCATGGGGTATGTATCGGTGCAGAAAAAGCTGTTCAACAAACGCATGACGCTGCAGTTATCGGTCGATAACGTATTTGACTACACGGATTACCTCATGCCCGCGCAGCCAGGCCGTATGGTGATGGGCGGCGTAAGCTGGCAGTTCTCTAAAAAAACGGACAAACTATACTTTTGA
- a CDS encoding HmuY family protein gives MTMRITSLMCLSVALFFTACTKERTGPELQDGTSVVIKDLPGDTLANMAGGSSFKNLYFSFTANDKIEVSTTEKPTLKWDLAFTGPYNSEVFVNDGSYEYNPGYGGPGKGAVVIIDKPYDQVHEVPTEAQFEASDFKKIGWDAGNGRGWFFYSLDNHICVPIKNRTFAIRTATGKYAKLELINIYKGNPPVVTDLFWPAPYVTFRYFVQEDGSRNVRTK, from the coding sequence ATGACTATGCGTATAACTTCCCTGATGTGTTTGAGTGTGGCTTTATTTTTTACTGCCTGTACGAAAGAGCGCACCGGTCCTGAGTTACAAGACGGCACCAGTGTCGTGATCAAAGACCTGCCCGGCGACACCCTCGCTAATATGGCAGGCGGCTCGTCTTTTAAGAATCTCTATTTCAGTTTCACCGCCAACGATAAAATAGAAGTAAGTACTACGGAGAAGCCTACTCTCAAATGGGACCTGGCCTTCACCGGCCCCTATAATTCAGAAGTGTTCGTGAACGACGGCAGCTACGAATATAACCCCGGCTACGGCGGTCCTGGTAAAGGTGCGGTGGTTATCATCGACAAACCTTACGACCAGGTGCACGAAGTGCCTACAGAGGCGCAGTTTGAAGCATCGGATTTTAAGAAGATCGGCTGGGATGCCGGCAACGGGCGCGGCTGGTTCTTTTATTCGCTGGATAATCACATTTGCGTTCCGATTAAGAACCGCACTTTCGCTATACGCACAGCTACCGGCAAGTACGCGAAACTGGAGCTGATCAACATTTACAAAGGCAACCCGCCTGTGGTAACCGATTTGTTCTGGCCCGCGCCGTATGTGACGTTCCGGTATTTTGTGCAGGAAGATGGGAGCAGGAATGTAAGGACGAAGTAG
- the purB gene encoding adenylosuccinate lyase, which translates to MQLQALTAISPIDGRYRGQLEELAPYFSEFALIRYRVLVEVEYFIALAEQKLFTLPKGKATALRNIYQSFTVENAQVIKDTEKITNHDVKAVEYFLKNELKNLGLEDKLEWVHFGLTSQDVNNTATPLLWKEAVEHVYLPALSNLILQLKKMANDWKNVPMLARTHGQPASPTKLGKEIQVFVERLEGQIKLLSEIPFAAKFGGATGNFNAHNIAFPKINWEKFGNKFVNNTLGLQRMQFTTQIEHYDNIGAQFDTLKRINNILIDFARDVWTYISMDYFKQKIKKNEVGSSAMPHKVNPIDFENAEGNFGIANALFEHLAGKLPISRLQRDLTDSTVLRNIGVPFGHTVLAFKSLEKGMGKLILNEAKLKADLDANWAVVAEAIQTVLRRENYPSPYEALKELTRGGEAIDQKTIAKFIDGLKISAALKKELKAITPHNYTGIF; encoded by the coding sequence ATGCAATTACAAGCCTTAACAGCTATTTCCCCCATAGACGGGCGTTACAGGGGACAACTCGAAGAACTGGCCCCTTATTTCTCTGAATTTGCGCTGATCCGGTACCGGGTACTCGTAGAAGTGGAGTACTTCATCGCGCTGGCAGAACAGAAACTGTTTACGCTCCCTAAAGGAAAAGCTACGGCTTTACGCAATATTTACCAGTCTTTTACGGTAGAAAACGCACAGGTGATCAAGGATACCGAGAAAATTACCAACCACGACGTGAAGGCGGTGGAGTATTTCCTCAAAAATGAATTGAAAAACCTGGGACTGGAAGACAAACTGGAATGGGTACACTTCGGCCTCACTTCGCAGGATGTGAACAATACCGCAACGCCTTTGCTGTGGAAAGAAGCGGTAGAACATGTGTACCTCCCTGCCCTGTCCAACCTGATCCTGCAGCTGAAAAAGATGGCGAACGACTGGAAAAACGTTCCCATGCTGGCACGTACCCACGGACAACCAGCATCGCCCACCAAATTAGGTAAAGAGATCCAGGTGTTCGTGGAGCGCCTCGAAGGACAAATCAAACTGTTAAGCGAAATCCCTTTCGCGGCGAAGTTTGGTGGTGCTACCGGTAACTTTAACGCACATAACATCGCTTTCCCGAAAATCAACTGGGAAAAGTTCGGTAATAAGTTCGTGAACAACACGCTGGGCCTGCAACGTATGCAGTTTACCACGCAGATCGAGCATTATGATAACATCGGCGCACAATTCGATACGCTGAAACGCATCAACAATATCCTCATCGACTTCGCGCGCGACGTGTGGACCTACATTTCCATGGATTACTTCAAACAGAAGATCAAGAAGAATGAAGTAGGATCATCGGCCATGCCGCACAAAGTAAACCCGATCGATTTCGAGAATGCAGAAGGCAACTTCGGCATTGCGAACGCCCTGTTCGAACACCTGGCCGGCAAACTGCCGATCTCCCGCCTGCAGCGAGACCTCACGGATTCTACAGTGCTGCGCAACATCGGCGTGCCCTTCGGTCACACGGTGCTGGCGTTTAAATCGCTGGAAAAAGGCATGGGCAAACTGATCCTAAACGAAGCGAAGCTGAAAGCTGACCTGGACGCCAACTGGGCCGTGGTAGCAGAAGCTATCCAGACCGTCCTGCGCCGCGAAAACTATCCGTCCCCATACGAGGCCCTGAAAGAGCTGACCCGCGGCGGCGAAGCCATCGACCAGAAAACGATCGCGAAGTTTATCGACGGATTAAAGATCAGCGCAGCGCTGAAAAAAGAATTGAAAGCCATCACCCCGCATAACTACACGGGGATCTTCTAA
- a CDS encoding menaquinone biosynthetic enzyme MqnA/MqnD family protein produces MERKVKVAAVSYLNTKPLLYGFKGHEVMKSTELTMDYPASIARQLIDGEVDMALVPVAIIPRMKEYHIISDYCIGADGPVASVCLFSEVPLHDIKRIYLDYQSRTSVALLKVLVANHWKLDVEFIETTGGYEGLIKGTDAGLVIGDRALEQRLISPFIYDLAEAWMHFTSLPFVFATWISNKPLPVEYIQQFNNANSIGLNNLPAVVAENRYPTYDLTLYYTKNISYPLTPAKRQGMQRFLSYLHK; encoded by the coding sequence TTGGAACGGAAAGTAAAAGTAGCGGCAGTAAGTTATCTGAATACGAAGCCATTATTATATGGTTTCAAGGGTCATGAAGTGATGAAATCCACCGAACTGACGATGGACTATCCGGCCAGCATAGCACGGCAACTGATCGATGGAGAAGTAGATATGGCTTTGGTGCCGGTGGCCATTATTCCACGTATGAAGGAATATCATATTATTTCTGATTATTGTATAGGGGCAGATGGGCCCGTTGCTTCGGTATGCCTCTTTTCTGAAGTACCGTTACATGATATAAAGCGCATATATCTCGATTACCAGAGCCGCACTTCCGTGGCCCTGCTCAAAGTGCTCGTTGCCAATCACTGGAAGCTGGACGTAGAATTCATCGAAACCACCGGCGGCTATGAGGGCCTCATTAAAGGTACCGACGCCGGCTTAGTGATCGGCGACCGTGCCCTCGAGCAACGTCTTATATCCCCGTTTATCTACGATCTGGCCGAAGCCTGGATGCATTTTACCAGCCTGCCCTTCGTTTTCGCCACCTGGATCAGTAATAAACCGTTGCCGGTGGAGTACATCCAGCAGTTTAACAACGCCAACAGCATTGGTCTTAACAATCTGCCTGCCGTGGTAGCCGAAAATAGGTACCCGACGTACGACCTCACGTTGTATTACACGAAAAACATCAGTTACCCGCTTACCCCGGCCAAGCGGCAGGGGATGCAGCGGTTCCTCAGTTATTTGCATAAGTAG
- a CDS encoding NADPH-dependent F420 reductase encodes MRVGILGSGVVGRTLASGLSRIGHHVMIGTRDIQKEELEAWLEQDREKHKLGSFKEASIFGDLIVLCTQWTGTKNVIEQAGIWNFKKKVVVDVTNPLDGKGPDDQGRVHFALHNNASAGEQVQAWLPDSHVVKALNCVGNIHMVQPQLEEGDPTMFIAGNDDLAKKAVADILQHLGWRDVADMGKIDMSRDIEALCVLWWAYGFRTGVWTHAFKLLKK; translated from the coding sequence ATGAGAGTCGGCATCTTAGGCTCCGGCGTCGTAGGGCGTACCCTGGCGAGCGGACTTTCCCGTATAGGACATCATGTGATGATCGGCACCCGGGACATTCAAAAGGAAGAGCTCGAAGCATGGCTGGAGCAAGATCGCGAGAAGCACAAACTGGGCTCCTTTAAGGAGGCCAGCATCTTTGGCGACCTCATTGTACTGTGTACACAGTGGACGGGCACTAAAAACGTCATTGAACAGGCGGGCATCTGGAATTTTAAGAAGAAAGTGGTGGTGGACGTCACCAACCCGCTCGACGGTAAAGGTCCGGACGATCAGGGGCGCGTGCACTTTGCCCTGCATAACAACGCCTCGGCAGGGGAGCAGGTACAGGCCTGGCTGCCCGATTCGCATGTGGTAAAGGCGCTGAACTGTGTAGGCAACATCCACATGGTGCAACCCCAGCTCGAAGAGGGCGACCCTACGATGTTCATCGCCGGCAACGACGACCTGGCCAAGAAGGCGGTCGCCGACATCCTGCAGCACCTCGGCTGGCGCGATGTGGCCGATATGGGAAAGATCGATATGTCGCGGGACATTGAGGCGCTTTGCGTGCTGTGGTGGGCTTACGGCTTCCGCACCGGTGTGTGGACGCACGCCTTTAAGCTGCTTAAAAAATAA
- a CDS encoding M1 family metallopeptidase has product MRSIVLLLVVLSAALAANAQQFTRQDTLRGTLTADRNWWDVTYYDLHVKVSLADSSLSGKNIIHYRVLKPYKTMQIDLQQPMQIDSVVQAGKSLKFRRDGNAFFITMQAAQVAGKINQLTVYYHGLPRKAIRAPWDGGVQWSLDSLNRPWIATACQNLGASVWWPNKDHQTEEADSTNITVTVPSDLTNVSNGRLRSRKDNGDGTTTFNWFVSNPINNYDVSLNIAHYTEFTDSFTGEKGKLDMSFWVLDYNLDRAKKHFEVVKPMMKCFEHWFGPYPFYEDSYKLVETPHLGMEHQSAVAYGNKYKMGYLGRDLSGSGWGLKWDFIIIHETGHEWFGNNITTKDIADMWVHEGFTNYSETIFTQCADGLQAANEYNRGSRRNVQNDIPIIGKYGVNNEGSGDMYPKASAMIHNIRQIINDDEKFRQILRGLNKKFYHQTVTGRQVQQYINNATGKNFDKVYEQYLTTIVIPELEYKIENGVLSYRWSNSVKGFNMPIKVTLSDGQYSFIYPLQSWKTTKLQLSDPSKFAIDPNFYIKVKKS; this is encoded by the coding sequence ATGCGAAGCATAGTTTTGTTACTGGTAGTATTATCGGCCGCACTGGCTGCCAACGCGCAACAGTTTACCCGCCAGGATACGCTGCGCGGAACGCTTACGGCCGACCGCAACTGGTGGGATGTGACTTATTACGACTTACATGTAAAAGTATCGCTGGCCGACAGCTCTCTGAGCGGTAAAAATATTATTCACTACCGGGTATTAAAGCCCTACAAAACAATGCAGATCGACCTGCAGCAGCCGATGCAGATCGACAGCGTGGTGCAGGCGGGCAAAAGCCTGAAGTTCAGGCGAGATGGCAATGCATTCTTCATCACAATGCAGGCCGCACAGGTCGCCGGTAAAATCAACCAGCTTACGGTATATTATCACGGTTTGCCCCGCAAAGCCATACGTGCACCCTGGGATGGCGGCGTGCAATGGAGCCTCGACTCGCTGAACCGCCCATGGATCGCCACCGCCTGTCAGAACCTCGGCGCCAGCGTATGGTGGCCGAATAAGGACCACCAAACGGAGGAAGCAGACAGCACAAACATTACGGTTACGGTCCCCTCCGACCTCACCAACGTTTCTAATGGGCGCCTGCGCAGCCGCAAAGACAACGGTGACGGCACCACGACGTTCAACTGGTTCGTGAGCAACCCGATCAACAACTATGATGTATCACTGAATATTGCGCATTACACGGAGTTTACCGACAGCTTTACCGGCGAAAAAGGTAAGCTGGACATGAGCTTCTGGGTGCTGGACTACAACCTCGATCGTGCGAAGAAACATTTCGAAGTAGTGAAGCCGATGATGAAGTGTTTCGAACACTGGTTCGGGCCGTATCCTTTTTATGAAGACAGCTATAAACTGGTAGAAACACCGCATCTCGGTATGGAACACCAGAGCGCTGTGGCCTATGGTAATAAGTACAAGATGGGCTACCTCGGCCGCGACCTCTCCGGCTCTGGCTGGGGACTCAAGTGGGACTTCATCATCATCCACGAAACAGGCCACGAATGGTTCGGCAACAATATCACCACGAAAGATATTGCAGATATGTGGGTGCATGAAGGGTTCACTAACTACTCCGAAACCATCTTCACGCAATGCGCCGACGGTTTACAGGCCGCCAACGAATACAACCGCGGCAGCCGCAGGAACGTGCAGAACGACATCCCGATTATCGGCAAATACGGCGTGAATAACGAAGGCAGCGGCGACATGTACCCAAAAGCCTCCGCCATGATCCACAACATCCGCCAGATCATTAACGACGACGAAAAGTTCCGCCAGATACTGCGCGGACTCAACAAAAAGTTCTATCACCAGACCGTAACAGGCCGCCAGGTACAGCAATACATCAATAACGCCACCGGCAAAAACTTCGATAAAGTGTACGAGCAGTACCTCACAACGATCGTGATTCCGGAACTGGAATATAAGATAGAGAACGGTGTACTCAGTTACCGGTGGAGCAACAGCGTAAAAGGGTTCAATATGCCGATAAAGGTGACATTGAGCGATGGCCAGTATAGCTTTATCTATCCTTTGCAAAGTTGGAAAACGACAAAGCTGCAACTGAGCGACCCCTCGAAGTTTGCGATAGACCCGAACTTCTATATCAAAGTGAAGAAATCATAA